TCTCCCGCTTGAAGGGCGTTCACGATTTGCCCGAAATTGAGGCCGAGGTCAAAGACAAGAAGGGTCGTCCTCTCTATTACGGCGGCAAGGTCGTGGGCTGCGTCCGAAACGGGCATGAGATCGACGATTGCCTCTTCGCCTATGTTCTTATGGAGAACCTGGCCTGTAAAGCGGGAGGAGTTCTAGCGCTTCTACACCTGCTGAAGAACAGCGCCACGAAGCCGGAGGACATCGACTTCGTGATCGAGTGCTCCGAGGAAGGGGCGGGAGACATGAATCAACGCGCTGGCGGCAACTTTGCCAAGGCCGTGGCGGAGGTTGCGGGTTGCGTCAATGCCTCCGGTATCGACGTGCGCGGGTTCTGTGCCGGACCCGTCAACGCGCTGATTGCCGGAGCCTCTCAGGTGGCGGCCGGGGCGCGGAAAAACTGCGTGATCCTAGCTGGCGGCGCTATCCCGAAGCTCTATATGAACAGCCGTGACCACGTCAAGAAAGGACTTCCCGCCCTGGAGGACTGCCTGGGAAACTTTGCCGTGCTGCTGGTCCCTGACGATGGAACGAATCCCGTCATGCGCTTGGACGCGCTGGGCAAGCACTCGGTTGGCGCGGGAGCGGCTCCTCAGGCTATAACGTCGGCGTTGATTTACGAACCGCTTTTAGCCCAAGGTCTGTCTTTTAAGGACGTGGACAAATACGCTGCCGAACTCCAGATCCCGGAAATCACGTTACCCGCCGGCGCGGGCGACGTTCCTCACGCTAACATCAAGATGACCGCGGCTCTGGCCGTCATGAAAAAAGCCATCGAAAAAGGCGGTATGGACGATTTCATCAAGAAGCACGGTGTCATCGGTTTCGCTCACACTCAGGGACACATTCCGTCGGGCGTTCCCTTCATCGGCATCGCTTGCGATCACATTAAGGCGGGGACGATGAAGCGCATCATGATCATTGGCAAAGGCAGTCTTTTCTTAGCGCGGTTGACGAATCTAGCGGATGGGGCCTCATTCTTGATCGAAGCGCCCCAAGGCAAAGCGAACGTCACGACGGGCGCTATAGCGACAGGAGCCGTGAGCAAAGAAGACGTCAAATCCATGATTCTGGAGGCGCTCTCTGAAATCGCCGGCAAGCTGAGCTAGGAGGGGAAGAGATGGCCGATATTAAAAAACTGGTCGGAGAATCCCTCGCCGAGATCATCGACGCGGCGAAAAGCGGCGGTCCTAAAGTTCGCGTCGGGCTGATGGCCGCGGGCAGCGAACTCGGCAACGAAGAGCTGGCGAAAGGAGCGAGAATAGCGCTCCAAACCTACGGCAATGTTCGCCCCGTCATGATCGGACCTAAGATTTCTGGCTACGAGGATCTGGACTGGATCGAAACCGGCGACTGTGAGGCGGATATTTCATCGGCCTTGGAGAACGCCTTCAAAGAGGGGCGGATCGGAGGGGTGGTAGCGTTGCACTTTCCCTTTCCTCTGGGGGTAACTACCATCGGGCGCGTCGTGACCCCCGCCCGGGGACGTTCCATGATCCTGGCCTCCACCACCGGAACCTCGGCCGTAAACCGAGGTGAGGCCATGCTGAGAAACGCTCTTTACGGAATCGCCACGGCGAAGGCCCTGGGCATCGAGAACCCCACTCTGGGTATCTTGAACGTAGACACCGCGCAGCCGGTCTTTCGTGCCCTCACACACCTGGCCGAGAAGGGCTACAAGGTCACGTTCGGCTCATCTGTTCGTCAGGACGGGGGAGCAGTATTGCGGGGCAACGATGTTTTGGCCGGAGCGGTGGACATTTGCGTGACGGATACTCTGACGGGCAATATCCTGATGAAGATGTTTTCCTCCTTCAATACCGGCGGATCCTACGAAGCTACGGGCTGGGGTTACGGTCCCTCCTGTGGTGAGGGTTGGGGAAGTGTGGTTTCCATTATCTCGCGGGCGTCGGGCGCGCCCGTCATCGCCGGGGCTCTGACCTTTACGGCCGCGGTTGTGGCGGGCGGGCTGCCGGATAAGGTGGCGGACGAGCTTTCCGCGGCGAAAAAGGCTGGCTTGGATGAGGAAATAACCGCGCTCACGCCAAAAGCGACGGAGGAAAAGGAAACGGAGGAAAAGGAAGCCGTAAAAGCCCCTCCCGCCGAACCTACAGATGAAGAACTGCACGGCGTGGATGTGCTGGAGATCGAGAACGCGGTGAAGATCCTTTGGAAGGCCGGCATCTACGCCGAGTCCGCTATGGGTTGCACCGGCCCTGTAGTAAAACTCGCCGCCCGAAACGCGGAAAAGGGAACGGCTATTCTGAAGGAATACGCATATTTGTAGAGGTATTTTTGCCTTGTAATATACTTATGTTAAATTTGTGTTAAACTTGTATTAAAGTCGCTCGGCCATAGCCATAAATGAAGTATGGCGAGGACCTTCGATAGCACGTCGCGGGTTCTCGTGTTTTTATTCTTATTCCATTTTTGTTCTTATTCCATTTTTGTTCTTATTTTATTTTTGTTCTTGTTTTATTTGGAAAGAAGGTGACGTCAAAAAACTGTTTTTGTAGTTGTGGATTCATGCGGACTTCTGTAAAAAGCGCAATACCATAACGGGAGGTGCGGAAAATGGAACAACTTATGAAACTGAATGGTATCATCAATTCTTACGTTTGGGGAACTTGGATGCTGGTTTTTATTGTAGGTACCGGTGTTTATCTTACCATTCTTTTAGGTGTCCCGCAGTTTCGTTACTTTAAAATCGTCTGGAAAGAAGTTTTCGGCAAAAAAACTAAAAATCAAGCCGCCGGCGATAAATCCATTTCGTCCTTCGCGGCTATGGCTACGGCAATGGCCGCCACGGTCGGAACCGGAAATATCGCGGGCGTGGCGACGGCTCTCCACCTCGGTGGGCCTGGCGCTCTCATCTGGATGCTGGTTTCCGCTATTTTCGGCATGTGCACCAAGTTCGGCGAGGTCTCGCTGGCCGTCCACTTCCGCCAAAAGGATGAGCACGGCGATTGGCGTGGCGGCACCATGTATATTCTGGAGCATGGCGCGGGTCAGAAGTGGCTGGCCGTCATATTCGCGCTTTTCGCATTCCTCGCTTCTTTCGGAATCGGAGCCGCCGTACAGGCGAACTCCACGGCCGAAGGACTCAAAATAGGTTTTGGTATCGACCCACTCTACACGGGGATCGGCTTGGTCATTTTGGTAGGACTTGTGATCATTGGGGGGCTTAAGAGCCTCTCGACGGTTACGACTTACTTAGTTCCCTTCATGGCCGTTTTCTACGTGGTTGGTTCCATCGTCGTGCTGGTGGTGAATGCTTCGGCCATTCCAGGAGCTATCGCCTCGGCGTTCCGCTATGCCGTCTCCGATCCCATGGCCATGCCCGGCGCTTTGGCGGGTTGGACGATCAAAGAGGCTATCACCAAGGGCATCGCCCGGGGCGTCTTTTCCAATGAAGCCGGTCTAGGGTCCGCTCCCATGGTTCACGCCACGGCCAACGTAGACCATCCCGTCCGTCAGGGACTCTATGGTATCTTCGAGGTTTTTGTGGACACCATTGTCGTCTGCTCTATGACGGCCCTTGTGGTTCTCACCACGGGGACGTTAACGAGCCAAACCGAGCTGACGGGCGCCGCGCTTTCTCTCGTGGCTTTCGAGGCGGGGCTGGGGATATTCGGTAAGTATATTTTGTCCATCGGCCTCGCGCTCTTCGCCTTCACCACTATCTTGGGTTGGTATTGGTACGCGGAGACAGCGGCGACTTATCTGCTGGGAGTATGGTTCAAGCCCTTCATGAAAGTTGCCTGGATTGTTCTGATACTTCTAGGAGCGGCCGGCAGTCAGATTCTGGGCACTGGAGCCAACAATTTTCTCGATAACCTCTGGGACTTGGCTGATACGTTGAACGGACTTATGGCTATTCCCAACTTGATTGGACTGCTATTACTTTCGGGAGTTCTGCGTAAAATTGTCTCCGACTTCGATTCTAAACGTAAAAATGGAGAGATCAATCTCTAGCCTCTAAAGCCCCTAAACCGAACATCGCTCGTATTTCAAGCTGAGCGCTCCGCGACATTAGCGGAGCGCTTGTTCTTGTACGCCTATAATAATTTGGTGATCGTATTTGACATTTTGAGACACTGCTATAATAACGAGAAGCACCATTTCTAGGGGGATGTTAAAATGTTATACAGAAAAATGCCGCGAGTGAAGGAAGAAGTATCGATATTGGGCTTCGGGTGTATGCGATTGCCGACGCGCGACGGGAAGATCGACGAACTGACGGCGACGCGCATGATGCATGTGGCCATTGATAACGGGATCAACTACATCGACACGGCGCGCCCCTATCACGGCGGAACCAGCGAACCCTTTGTTGGACGTGCTCTTAAAGGTTTGAGAGACAAGGCGCAACTGGCGACGAAATTACCCAGTTGGCTGGTCAAAAAACGAGAGGACTTGGACTTTCACCTAAACGAGCAACTGGAGCAACTTCAGACCGACCATATCGACTTTTACCTGCTGCACGCCCTTTCCGATAGCCGATGGGAAAACCTCTTGAAACTCGACATCATGGATTTCATGGAAAAGGCCAAGGCCGCGGGAAAAATACGTTACCTTTGCTTCTCCTTTCATGACGGACTGGAGGTCTTTAAAAAGATCGTGGACGCTTACGCTTGGGACATGTGCCAAATTCAGCTCAATTTGCTGGATGA
This DNA window, taken from Synergistaceae bacterium, encodes the following:
- a CDS encoding DUF5940 domain-containing protein, producing MSNVGIKGYSYCLNHTPELGLRYGSTPFVEHETKGESDFLKNLPQHIQSYEKAREYAPNQAYIGGIDYETFEAAKTPWIENYLTNANRYGKYGEIMPEDEFLGLMAICDVFDLIWLEKDFAEAVKAKLLKDPIINEAIVSRLKGVHDLPEIEAEVKDKKGRPLYYGGKVVGCVRNGHEIDDCLFAYVLMENLACKAGGVLALLHLLKNSATKPEDIDFVIECSEEGAGDMNQRAGGNFAKAVAEVAGCVNASGIDVRGFCAGPVNALIAGASQVAAGARKNCVILAGGAIPKLYMNSRDHVKKGLPALEDCLGNFAVLLVPDDGTNPVMRLDALGKHSVGAGAAPQAITSALIYEPLLAQGLSFKDVDKYAAELQIPEITLPAGAGDVPHANIKMTAALAVMKKAIEKGGMDDFIKKHGVIGFAHTQGHIPSGVPFIGIACDHIKAGTMKRIMIIGKGSLFLARLTNLADGASFLIEAPQGKANVTTGAIATGAVSKEDVKSMILEALSEIAGKLS
- a CDS encoding glycine reductase, with product MADIKKLVGESLAEIIDAAKSGGPKVRVGLMAAGSELGNEELAKGARIALQTYGNVRPVMIGPKISGYEDLDWIETGDCEADISSALENAFKEGRIGGVVALHFPFPLGVTTIGRVVTPARGRSMILASTTGTSAVNRGEAMLRNALYGIATAKALGIENPTLGILNVDTAQPVFRALTHLAEKGYKVTFGSSVRQDGGAVLRGNDVLAGAVDICVTDTLTGNILMKMFSSFNTGGSYEATGWGYGPSCGEGWGSVVSIISRASGAPVIAGALTFTAAVVAGGLPDKVADELSAAKKAGLDEEITALTPKATEEKETEEKEAVKAPPAEPTDEELHGVDVLEIENAVKILWKAGIYAESAMGCTGPVVKLAARNAEKGTAILKEYAYL
- a CDS encoding sodium:alanine symporter family protein, with the translated sequence MEQLMKLNGIINSYVWGTWMLVFIVGTGVYLTILLGVPQFRYFKIVWKEVFGKKTKNQAAGDKSISSFAAMATAMAATVGTGNIAGVATALHLGGPGALIWMLVSAIFGMCTKFGEVSLAVHFRQKDEHGDWRGGTMYILEHGAGQKWLAVIFALFAFLASFGIGAAVQANSTAEGLKIGFGIDPLYTGIGLVILVGLVIIGGLKSLSTVTTYLVPFMAVFYVVGSIVVLVVNASAIPGAIASAFRYAVSDPMAMPGALAGWTIKEAITKGIARGVFSNEAGLGSAPMVHATANVDHPVRQGLYGIFEVFVDTIVVCSMTALVVLTTGTLTSQTELTGAALSLVAFEAGLGIFGKYILSIGLALFAFTTILGWYWYAETAATYLLGVWFKPFMKVAWIVLILLGAAGSQILGTGANNFLDNLWDLADTLNGLMAIPNLIGLLLLSGVLRKIVSDFDSKRKNGEINL